The following proteins are co-located in the Symphalangus syndactylus isolate Jambi chromosome 21, NHGRI_mSymSyn1-v2.1_pri, whole genome shotgun sequence genome:
- the ZBED2 gene encoding zinc finger BED domain-containing protein 2, whose protein sequence is MMRREEEEEEETMMKAKGDLEMKEEEEISETGELVGPFVSAMPTPMPHNKGTRFSEAWEYFHLAPARAGHHPNQYATCRLCGKQVSRGPGVNVGTTALWKHLKSMHREELEKSGHGQAAQRQDPRPHTPQLPMGIEGDWGRFLEQVGTMALWASQREKEVLRRERAVEWRERAVEKRERALEEVERAILEMKWKVRAEKEACQQELPAAVHPFHFV, encoded by the coding sequence ATGATGAGgcgggaagaggaggaagaagaggaaaccaTGATGAAGGCAAAAGGGGACTTAGagatgaaggaagaggaagagattaGTGAGACAGGAGAACTCGTTGGCCCTTTTGTGAGTGCTATGCCCACTCCAATGCCCCACAACAAGGGCACCCGGTTCTCTGAGGCATGGGAGTATTTCCACCTAGCCCCTGCTCGTGCTGGGCACCATCCCAACCAGTATGCTACCTGCCGCCTGTGTGGCAAGCAGGTGAGCCGTGGCCCTGGAGTCAACgtgggcaccactgcactgtggaaGCATCTGAAAAGCATGCACAGAGAGGAGCTGGAGAAGAGTGGCCATGGTCAGGCTGCGCAGCGCCAGGATCCAAGGCCCCACACGCCCCAGCTCCCCATGGGCATTGAGGGTGACTGGGGCAGGTTCCTGGAGCAGGTGGGCACCATGGCTTTGTGGGCCAGCCAAAGGGAAAAGGAGGTGCTTAGGAGGGAAAGGGCAGTGGAATGGCGGGAGAGGGCTGTGGAAAAAAGGGAGCGAGCCCTGGAGGAGGTGGAAAGGGCCATCCTGGAGATGAAGTGGAAGGTGAGGGCTGAGAAGGAGGCATGCCAGCAGGAGCTGCCTGCAGCAGTACATCCCTTCCATTTTGTTTAA